A single region of the Oncorhynchus nerka isolate Pitt River unplaced genomic scaffold, Oner_Uvic_2.0 unplaced_scaffold_1724, whole genome shotgun sequence genome encodes:
- the LOC135568052 gene encoding dedicator of cytokinesis protein 1-like isoform X2: MMENSDSDTFDTLVFDSLVFIIGLIADRKFQHFNPVLETYIRKHFSATLAYTKLTKVLKNYVENAEKLTEQLLKAMKALEYIFKFIVRSRVLFNQFLSLRGIGKPSLVFVVESVFEIHCLTEGLYR, from the exons ATGATGGAGAACTCAGACAGTGACACGTTTGACACCCTGGTGTTTGATTCCTTG GTATTCATAATTGGACTCATTGCAGACAGAAAGTTTCAGCACTTTAACCCCGTCCTTGAGACCTACATAAGGAAGCATTTCAGTGCTACTCTGGCGTACAC GAAGCTGACCAAGGTTTTGAAGAACTATGTGGAGAATGCAGAGAAGCTGACGGAACAGCTGCTGAAGGCCATGAAAGCTCTGGAGTACATATTCAAGTTTATAGTGCGTTCCAGGGTCCTCTTCAACCA gttcctttctttgcgaggcattggaaaaccctccttggtctttgtcgttgaatctgtgtttgaaattcactgcttgactgagggactttacagataa